The Castanea sativa cultivar Marrone di Chiusa Pesio chromosome 11, ASM4071231v1 genome contains a region encoding:
- the LOC142615334 gene encoding uncharacterized protein LOC142615334 isoform X1, with amino-acid sequence MHAAKKAKTDGHLVERAVLYQILHTRKDGSAVNPVVQAKMNKMKELLADPSNQLQSSDTSGSIAWSTDDVFANVMGKERKSCDPTPSGRSSKTALKDSEMQSSQVRDNKVAQLKASLATMEEKLAGFDEMKERLSHFEEMEQRMEQRMEQRMAHMLQQMQQISSHCNLDVPPVQQSPALSKSSAASHQPSSS; translated from the exons ATGCACGCTGCAAAAAAG GCAAAAACGGATGGACATCTTGTAGAGCGTGCAGTATTATATCAAATTTTACATACTCGTAAAGATGGATCTGCAGTTAATCCTGTAGTGCAAGCAAAAATG AACAAAATGAAAGAATTGTTGGCTGACCCTTCAAATCAATTGCAGTCATCTGACACAAGTGGTAGTATTGCATGGTCAACAGATGATGTGTTTGCCAATGTGATGGGTAAGGAGCGCAAAAGTTGCGATCCTACCCCAAGTGGTCGAAGTAGCAAGACTGCCCTCAAAGATAGTGAAATGCAATCAAGTCAAGTAAGGGACAACAAAGTTGCACAATTGAAGGCTTCCTTAGCTACTATGGAGGAGAAACTAGCAGGTTTTGACGAAATGAAGGAAAGACTTAGTCATTTCGAAGAAATGGAGCAAAGAATGGAGCAAAGAATGGAGCAAAGAATGGCTCACATGCTTCAACAAATGCAACAAATTTCTTCACATTGCAATCTG GATGTTCCTCCAGTCCAACAATCTCCAGCTCTTTCCAAATCATCAGCTGCATCTCATCAACCAAGCAGCTCATAA
- the LOC142615334 gene encoding uncharacterized protein LOC142615334 isoform X2 yields MHAAKKAKTDGHLVERAVLYQILHTRKDGSAVNPVVQAKMSSDTSGSIAWSTDDVFANVMGKERKSCDPTPSGRSSKTALKDSEMQSSQVRDNKVAQLKASLATMEEKLAGFDEMKERLSHFEEMEQRMEQRMEQRMAHMLQQMQQISSHCNLDVPPVQQSPALSKSSAASHQPSSS; encoded by the exons ATGCACGCTGCAAAAAAG GCAAAAACGGATGGACATCTTGTAGAGCGTGCAGTATTATATCAAATTTTACATACTCGTAAAGATGGATCTGCAGTTAATCCTGTAGTGCAAGCAAAAATG TCATCTGACACAAGTGGTAGTATTGCATGGTCAACAGATGATGTGTTTGCCAATGTGATGGGTAAGGAGCGCAAAAGTTGCGATCCTACCCCAAGTGGTCGAAGTAGCAAGACTGCCCTCAAAGATAGTGAAATGCAATCAAGTCAAGTAAGGGACAACAAAGTTGCACAATTGAAGGCTTCCTTAGCTACTATGGAGGAGAAACTAGCAGGTTTTGACGAAATGAAGGAAAGACTTAGTCATTTCGAAGAAATGGAGCAAAGAATGGAGCAAAGAATGGAGCAAAGAATGGCTCACATGCTTCAACAAATGCAACAAATTTCTTCACATTGCAATCTG GATGTTCCTCCAGTCCAACAATCTCCAGCTCTTTCCAAATCATCAGCTGCATCTCATCAACCAAGCAGCTCATAA